One segment of Rhinatrema bivittatum chromosome 14, aRhiBiv1.1, whole genome shotgun sequence DNA contains the following:
- the LOC115076190 gene encoding zinc finger and BTB domain-containing protein 26-like isoform X1, with amino-acid sequence MSQIQGTLETSRNWWKIQNTSTQYIPKDSLRYRPQRRWKYLEMENTRTHKLNQRSEKAKRYARMPPLPSDILHFRFPSFSDSVMQEMQQLRQQERFCDVTVQIDGSAVHGHRVVFAACSPFLRDQFLLDGSRELVVSVSQCPGVGRKLLLSCYTGALEVPAQELVSYLAAASFLRMGHIVEQCTQAVSRYLAPKIEEDSVSIVQQGLTQSEEGMPDCENGQALTDTSDNDMDSDPTYKLETADKDVSVVPSPSPKISLSLINSAVEITRSYLQGYYDDDEVMDSRVSSAAGERHIQGLEYKKTTSLRHGFPIRRRHGMEMMRRNGVQPGVSRREPEIECSYRCPRCETVFQHLGAFMSHVREHKLFLCLRCGKVFTQKSNLTRHSRVHTGYKPFQCSVCHKSFTQNATLQDHLNLHNGIKPHKCNYCDVHFTHKPGLRRHLKELHGKSSVDNSNEIEEVTVGF; translated from the exons ATGAGTCAAATACAGGGAACTCTAGAAACATCCAGAAACTGGTGGAAAATACAGAACACAAGCACCCAGTATATACCCAAAGACAGCCTGAGATACAGACCTCAGAGGCGCTGGAAATATCTTGAGATGGAGAATACAAGGACCCACAAACTCAACCAGAGATCTGAGAAAGCAAAAC GTTATGCAAGAATGCCCCCGTTGCCTTCTGATATCTTGCATTTTCGATTCCCAAGCTTCAGTGACTCAGTAATGCAGGAGATGCAGCAACTGCGGCAGCAGGAGCGTTTTTGTGATGTGACTGTGCAAATTGATGGTTCAGCCGTGCATGGCCACCGTGTGGTCTTCGCTGCCTGCTCCCCCTTCCTTCGGGACCAGTTCTTGTTAGATGGCTCACGGGAGCTGGTGGTTTCTGTCTCTCAGTGTCCTGGGGTAGGACGCAAGCTGCTGCTGTCTTGTTACACAGGAGCCTTGGAAGTGCCTGCCCAAGAGCTGGTCAGCTACCTTGCAGCTGCCAGTTTTCTGCGGATGGGCCACATTGTGGAGCAGTGTACTCAAGCAGTTTCCCGCTACCTGGCACCCAAAATTGAGGAGGACAGTGTGTCTATAGTGCAACAGGGTCTAACCCAGTCTGAGGAAGGGATGCCAGATTGTGAGAATGGTCAGGCCCTGACTGACACCTCAGACAATGACATGGACTCAGACCCCACTTATAAGCTGGAGACTGCAGACAAAGATGTCTCAGTGGTGCCTAGTCCCTCACCCAAGATCTCCTTGTCTCTCATCAACTCTGCTGTGGAAATCACCAGGAGCTACCTGCAGGGTTACTATGATGATGATGAGGTCATGGACTCCAGAGTGAGCAGTGCTGCAGGAGAACGCCACATCCAGGGCTTGGAGTACAAGAAAACCACCTCACTCCGCCATGGCTTCCCCATCCGGCGTCGACATGGTATGGAGATGATGCGTAGGAATGGTGTTCAGCCAGGAGTCTCCAGGAGAGAGCCAGAGATAGAGTGTTCCTACCGTTGTCCACGGTGCGAAACTGTCTTCCAGCATCTAGGGGCATTTATGAGCCATGTGAGGGAGCACAAGCTTTTCCTTTGCCTACGCTGTGGTAAGGTCTTCACTCAGAAGAGCAATTTGACCCGCCACAGCCGTGTTCACACAGGTTACAAGCCTTTCCAGTGCTCCGTGTGCCACAAATCCTTCACACAGAATGCTACATTGCAGGATCACCTCAATCTTCACAATGGCATTAAGCCCCATAAGTGCAACTATTGTGATGTACACTTCACCCACAAGCCAGGTTTGCGGCGTCATCTGAAGGAGCTGCATGGCAAGAGCAGCGTGGATAATAGTAATGAGATTGAAGAGGTCACTGTGGGCTTCTAG
- the LOC115076190 gene encoding zinc finger and BTB domain-containing protein 26-like isoform X2 encodes MPPLPSDILHFRFPSFSDSVMQEMQQLRQQERFCDVTVQIDGSAVHGHRVVFAACSPFLRDQFLLDGSRELVVSVSQCPGVGRKLLLSCYTGALEVPAQELVSYLAAASFLRMGHIVEQCTQAVSRYLAPKIEEDSVSIVQQGLTQSEEGMPDCENGQALTDTSDNDMDSDPTYKLETADKDVSVVPSPSPKISLSLINSAVEITRSYLQGYYDDDEVMDSRVSSAAGERHIQGLEYKKTTSLRHGFPIRRRHGMEMMRRNGVQPGVSRREPEIECSYRCPRCETVFQHLGAFMSHVREHKLFLCLRCGKVFTQKSNLTRHSRVHTGYKPFQCSVCHKSFTQNATLQDHLNLHNGIKPHKCNYCDVHFTHKPGLRRHLKELHGKSSVDNSNEIEEVTVGF; translated from the coding sequence ATGCCCCCGTTGCCTTCTGATATCTTGCATTTTCGATTCCCAAGCTTCAGTGACTCAGTAATGCAGGAGATGCAGCAACTGCGGCAGCAGGAGCGTTTTTGTGATGTGACTGTGCAAATTGATGGTTCAGCCGTGCATGGCCACCGTGTGGTCTTCGCTGCCTGCTCCCCCTTCCTTCGGGACCAGTTCTTGTTAGATGGCTCACGGGAGCTGGTGGTTTCTGTCTCTCAGTGTCCTGGGGTAGGACGCAAGCTGCTGCTGTCTTGTTACACAGGAGCCTTGGAAGTGCCTGCCCAAGAGCTGGTCAGCTACCTTGCAGCTGCCAGTTTTCTGCGGATGGGCCACATTGTGGAGCAGTGTACTCAAGCAGTTTCCCGCTACCTGGCACCCAAAATTGAGGAGGACAGTGTGTCTATAGTGCAACAGGGTCTAACCCAGTCTGAGGAAGGGATGCCAGATTGTGAGAATGGTCAGGCCCTGACTGACACCTCAGACAATGACATGGACTCAGACCCCACTTATAAGCTGGAGACTGCAGACAAAGATGTCTCAGTGGTGCCTAGTCCCTCACCCAAGATCTCCTTGTCTCTCATCAACTCTGCTGTGGAAATCACCAGGAGCTACCTGCAGGGTTACTATGATGATGATGAGGTCATGGACTCCAGAGTGAGCAGTGCTGCAGGAGAACGCCACATCCAGGGCTTGGAGTACAAGAAAACCACCTCACTCCGCCATGGCTTCCCCATCCGGCGTCGACATGGTATGGAGATGATGCGTAGGAATGGTGTTCAGCCAGGAGTCTCCAGGAGAGAGCCAGAGATAGAGTGTTCCTACCGTTGTCCACGGTGCGAAACTGTCTTCCAGCATCTAGGGGCATTTATGAGCCATGTGAGGGAGCACAAGCTTTTCCTTTGCCTACGCTGTGGTAAGGTCTTCACTCAGAAGAGCAATTTGACCCGCCACAGCCGTGTTCACACAGGTTACAAGCCTTTCCAGTGCTCCGTGTGCCACAAATCCTTCACACAGAATGCTACATTGCAGGATCACCTCAATCTTCACAATGGCATTAAGCCCCATAAGTGCAACTATTGTGATGTACACTTCACCCACAAGCCAGGTTTGCGGCGTCATCTGAAGGAGCTGCATGGCAAGAGCAGCGTGGATAATAGTAATGAGATTGAAGAGGTCACTGTGGGCTTCTAG